One genomic region from Cataglyphis hispanica isolate Lineage 1 chromosome 11, ULB_Chis1_1.0, whole genome shotgun sequence encodes:
- the LOC126852970 gene encoding RRP12-like protein: MAKMPRLGSRKKAKRWVKGQSSSSNPTTTKYREQAIGMFFKDFSGLPGITREDLQKHDAIQGSLRLEPQMAKLDIDDEDQAPESMINETTTNFSKTCASDYTNCSNVSFGRFLSHFQSTSLVHKEMLAMLAAVTEAIKQKGGVENSTEYFGALMTILEKLEDDNSIAATLSLLGMCLKTVPKDVLNLKFGMVSQIFLEILSKYAMSENFLILRHCIGCLSLLLRVLEPVVWADPSTTRVLDAVLSFTTHTKPKVRKSAQHSICVILKGSDIMKSEKPPQHHPAAGQVATHCIGQLNAACESGSSLGVTTILHILTLLKDIMHQLPKSHVKTICERLLSIMTLKNILITSCCLQTLHGLFVSRPSEATLPLQRNADIIIALYDYQPSATDTQPTLAWLAVMQEAHCNLVHITLNAFSTLNVGSTILNNVIPRILKKCTELWLSNKTEIIAGSSNTVKIILQECVAPLCESKERIDRYNSTLNQIILLMHKALSYQYLEAWHHVFHLVALLFQITGKSKLWGLTDIVRSLGELRDSYNFAYSSDVEYAVGAAIRAMGPQVVLSILPLQIDGGEINLKRGWLIPLLKDCVTGGTISFFKDVLLPIALTCEEKSKAGMEGKTYEFLIPQIWSILPSICNDASDVKDNFKSIAKLLGMTLSDRKDLKLPVMAALRKLIGKATRDECIDDVAELARFAKNYLPILFNLYTMKPSGTDEEGQRLAAFDTIKTYITIASSELANEMFERALSKLDEPGADDFFKESVYDLIRVLIGYTDIEKLKKYYDMCVPFLKNSTKQKEQKKAYRFLEEICGSDREVCKQFLQEHRREIQKTLITSATSVIKTSQGARLRCLMHLVKMHPQLEKTKFLEAVVPEAVLGVKDINERCRNTAYQLLNVIAEKFLDNPEHLKDYTDMLMVGLGGEQKYISASLLALATLTYHYNGSLGMEIIGEILGHVCTILMSPTREVVESALSYVKVYINVMPSVIVAPTLPQMIDALSRMNEDCKRHFRQKVRDIFTKLIRKYGIGPISNMVPGSDVILHKRLKNINKIEDAKRKKRELERAKKLNENDDMEFNAKRRPKSIEEILADSDEEFEATENEGPKKSKKRTSRKDAWIQENEGNIVDLIDPAAARNITTTQPGVTNPKISVKKVKEHSFKTAPDGRLIITDGNEKDRDTEDRSKKKKVSFLQNDSEEDDYGGDEDDASVVTAKNTGKKRKYNESMSDVMSLKSQSMSKYQAGGSGIHRPLKMRKVELGSEYRAVKAGGDIKRKGKPDPYAYLPLTRAALNRRKKKNLRNGKNLPVSSVLNQRKKNERRTRNGRITH; the protein is encoded by the exons ATGGCTAAGATGCCTCGATTAGGAAGCAGGAAAAAGGCGAAGCGATGGGTCAAGGGTCAGAGTTCCAGTTCCAATCCGACGACCACGAAGTACCGCGAACAGGCCATCGGTATGTTCTTCAAGGATTTCTCCGGCCTGCCGGGCATCACGAGGGAGGATCTACAGAAGCACGACGCTATTCAGGGTAGTCTCCGGCTGGAACCGCAAATGGCGAAACTCGACATCGATGACGAAGATCAAGCGCCTGAGAGCATGATAAACGAGACGACGACCAACTTCTCCAAGACGTGCGCCAGCGATTACACCAATTGCAGCAACGTCTCCTTCGGCAGGTTCCTCAGCCATTTCCAATCCACCTCGCTCGTACACAAGGAGATGCTGGCCATGTTGGCGGCTGTCACGGAAGCCATCAAGCAAAAAGGTGGTGTTGAAAACTCTACGGAATACTTTGGAGCGTTGATGACAATCTTGGAAAAGCTCGAGGATGATAATTCCATAGCTGCGACATTATCTCTACTTGGAATGTGCTTGAAAACCGTGCCAAAGGATGTGCTTAATTTGAAGTTTGGCATGGTAAGCCAGATCTTCCTCGAGATCCTATCCAAATATGCCATGAGCGAGAACTTTCTCATCCTGCGACACTGCATAGGCTGTCTCTCATTGCTGTTGAGAGTGCTGGAACCTGTCGTCTGGGCTGATCCCTCCACGACACGAGTGCTGGACGCTGTATTGTCGTTCACCACTCACACCAAACCCAAGGTACGTAAGTCTGCCCAACACAGTATATGCGTCATCCTCAAGGGCAGCGATATAATGAAGAGCGAGAAGCCGCCTCAGCATCATCCGGCCGCGGGACAGGTCGCGACGCACTGCATCGGGCAATTGAACGCCGCCTGTGAGTCAGGATCGTCGCTGGGAGTCACCACTATTCTGCATATTCTTACGTTGTTGAAGGACATAATGCATCAGTTGCCCAAGTCACACGTCAAGACAATCTGCGAACGTCTGTTGAGTATCATGACGTTGAAGAATATACTGATAACATCGTGCTGTCTGCAAACGCTGCACGGATTGTTTGTCTCTAGGCCGTCCGAGGCGACGCTACCACTGCAAAGAAACGCGGATATCATTATAGCCCTTTATGATTATCAACCATCCGCAACTGATACGCAGCCAACCCTGGCGTGGTTGGCGGTCATGCAGGAGGCTCACTGCAATCTCGTACACATCACGTTGAATGCTTTCTCGACCCTTAACGTGGGATCGACGATATTGAACAATGTTATtccaagaatattaaaaaaatgtactgaACTCTGGTTATCCAACAAGACGGAAATCATAGCTGGCTCCTCAAATACCGTCAAAATCATTCTACAAGAATGCGTGGCACCTCTCTGTGAGAGCAAGGAGCGAATTGATAGATATAATTCTACCTTGAATCAGATTATCTTGTTGATGCACAAAGCGTTGAGTTATCAATACCTCGAAGCCTGGCATCACGTATTTCATCTCGTAGCTTTGCTCTTCCAGATAACTGGCAAGTCAAAGCTTTGGGGACTTACAGATATTGTCAGGTCCCTGGGAGAGCTGCGAGATTCCTACAACTTTGCGTACAGCAGCGACGTTGAATACGCCGTTGGAGCTGCGATCAGAGCCATGGGACCCCAGGTCGTGTTGAGTATCCTCCCTTTACAGATCGACGGCGGCGAGATTAATCTGAAGCGGGGCTGGCTGATCCCGCTGTTGAAAGATTGTGTAACAGGCGGGACCATCTCCTTCTTCAAGGATGTTCTGCTCCCGATCGCTCTGACATGCGAGGAGAAGAGTAAGGCAGGCATGGAAGGGAAGACGTACGAATTTCTGATACCGCAAATCTGGTCGATCTTGCCGAGCATATGCAACGACGCCAGTGATGTTAAGGACAATTTTAAGAGTATCGCCAAGTTGTTAGGTATGACACTCAGCGACCGGAAGGACTTAAAGTTACCCGTAATGGCGGCGCTGAGAAAATTAATCGGAAAAGCGACGCGGGACGAGTGCATCGACGACGTCGCCGAGTTGGCTCGCTTCGCCAAAAATTATCTGCCGATTCTCTTCAACCTGTATACGATGAAACCGAGCGGTACGGACGAGGAAGGGCAACGTCTCGCTGCATTCGATACGATCAAGACTTACATTACAATCGCAAGCAGCGAACTGGCGAATGAGATGTTTGAACGCGCCCTGAGCAAGCTCGACGAGCCTGGCGCGGATGACTTCTTCAAGGAAAGCGTTTACGATCTGATAAGAGTGTTGATCGGCTACACGGACATCGAGAAGCTAAAAAAGTACTACGACATGTGCGTGCCGTTTCTCAAGAACAGCACCAAGCAGAAGGAGCAGAAGAAAGCCTATAGATTCCTGGAGGAGATATGCGGGAGTGATCGGGAGGTGTGCAAGCAATTTCTGCAGGAGCACAGACGCGAGATTCAGAAAACGCTGATAACATCGGCGACCAGCGTGATTAAGACGAGCCAAGGTGCTCGTCTACGATGCCTGATGCATCTCGTCAAGATGCATCCGCAGCTCGAGAAGACTAAATTCTTGGAGGCCGTCGTGCCGGAAGCCGTGCTCGGTGTCAAGGATATAAACGAAAGATGTCGCAATACGGCTTATCAGTTGCTCAACGTGATCGCCGAGAAATTCTTGGACAATCCCGAGCATCTTAAGGATTATACAGATATGTTGATGGTGGGTTTAGGCGGTGAACAAAAATACATTAGCGCTAGCCTATTGGCTCTGGCGACCCTCACTTATCATTACAACGGTTCTCTGGGTATGGAGATTATCGGAGAGATCTTGGGGCACGTCTGTACGATTCTGATGAGTCCCACAAGGGAGGTAGTAGAGTCGGCGTTGTCATATGTAAAGGTATACATCAATGTGATGCCATCCGTCATCGTGGCCCCGACGTTACCGCAGATGATCGACGCCCTGTCACGAATGAATGAAGATTGTAAGCGTCACTTTCGCCAAAAGGTACGCGATATATTCACGAAGCTTATAAGGAAGTATGGCATAGGACCAATATCGAATATGGTACCGGGCTCAGATGTGATTCTGCATAAAAGACTGAAGAACATCAACAAGATTGAAGACGCGAAGAGGAAGAAGCGGGAACTTGAAAGGGCGAAGAAGCTGAATGAGAACGACGACATGGAATTTAATGCCAAGAGGAGACCTAAGAGTATAGAGGAGATATTGGCTGATAGTGATGAGGAGTTCGAGGCTACGGAAAACGAGGGACCGAAGAAAAGCAAGAAGAGAACGTCAAGGAAAGACGCCTGGATTCAAGAGAATGAGGGGAACATAGTGGATCTTATAGACCCCGCAGCTGCCAGGAATATCACAA CTACACAACCGGGTGTGACAAATCCGAAGATTTCAGTGAAAAAGGTAAAGGAACACAGCTTCAAAACCGCACCTGATGGTCGTCTCATCATCACAGATGGTAATGAGAAAGACAGAGACACAGAGGACAGaagtaaaaagaagaaagtttcttttcttcaaaatgATTCAGAAGAGGATGATTATGG agGAGATGAAGATGATGCATCGGTAGTGACCGCGAAGAACACcggcaaaaaaagaaaatataacgaAAGCATGTCGGACGTGATGAGCTTAAAGAGTCAGTCAATGTCGAAATACCAAG ctGGTGGCTCGGGTATTCATCGACCactaaaaatgagaaaagtaGAACTTGGTTCGGAGTATCGCGCAGTGAAGGCTGGAGGAGATATTAAGAGGAAGGGTAAACCAGATCCTTACGCATATCTACCTTTAACGAGAGCCGCATTGAATAGGAg aaagaagaagaatttaCGTAACGGAAAAAACTTGCCTGTTTCTTCTGTCCTGAATCAAAg AAAGAAGAACGAGAGGCGCACGCGTAACGGAAGGATCACACATTGA
- the LOC126852672 gene encoding asparagine synthetase [glutamine-hydrolyzing], producing the protein MCGIWALFGLETQPLVCICENFDKISHRGPEAFKIEFDNRVKNGYLGFHRLAIIDSLYGMQPMRIHKYPNIFLLCNGEIYNCDRLQKQYHFEYETKCDVEVITHLYASTGADNVARSLDGVFAFCLMDVIKRRILIARDPYGVRPLFRLRSDDGQLAISSESKGLMEITKRVNSKWTLEPFPPGHYEEYEILSDGRTKVLSSINYYKPGDKPSFHMYVPWPTLSPKDIHGNVRKLLSAAVEKRLMADRRIGCLLSGGLDSSLVAALLVKQAKEHNLPYKIQSFAIGMGDSPDIIAARQVADYIGSEHHEIIFTEKDVIDVLNKVIYSLETYDITTIRASIGMYLISRYIKQNTETTVIFSGEGADELAQGYIYFRDAPNAADAHNESLRLLKDIYLYDGLRADRTTSAFSLELRVPFLDLQFTSYYLSLDPNTRQPQDGIEKHLLRSAFDGTSLLPSHILWRHKEAFSDGVASIKKSLFQVIQEIIENRVHDEDLNAAYTKYPHCTPRTKEALYYRNIFESHYKGQAESFTPYFWMPRWVKNVTDPSARFIKHYAANADEKDRLKTI; encoded by the exons atgtgtggtATTTGGGCATTGTTTGGTTTGGAGACCCAGCCCTTGGTCTGCATCTGCGAAAATTTCGACAAGATATCACATCGTGGCCCGGAAGCTTTCAAAATCGAATTTGATAACAGAGTCAAG aaTGGATATTTGGGATTTCACAGATTAGCCATTATTGATAGCCTGTATGGAATGCAACCAATGAGGATACACAAATACCCAAATATTTTCCTCTTGTGCAATGGAGAGATTTATAACTGTGATaga CTACAGAAACAATATCATTTTGAATATGAAACTAAATGTGATGTGGAAGTGATTACGCATTTATATGCAAGCACTGGTGCCGACAATGTTGCTCGATCTCTGGATGGCGTATTTGCATTTTGTTTAATGGATGTCATCAAAAGGAGAATTCTAATAGCCAGAGATCCATATGGTGTAAGACCATTATTTAGATTACGATCAGATGATGGGCAATTAGCCATTTCTTCGGAGAGTAAG ggTTTGATGGAAATTACAAAACGTGTAAATAGCAAATGGACACTAGAACCATTTCCTCCAGGCCATTATGaggaatatgaaattttatctgaTGGTCGAACAAAGGTTTTGTCtagtatcaattattataaacctGGTGACAAACCTTCTTTCCATATGTATGTTCCTTGGCCTA CCTTGAGTCCAAAAGATATCCACGGCAATGTTCGAAAGCTACTTTCAGCAGCAGTGGAAAAACGATTAATGGCCGACAGACGGATAGGATGTCTACTATCAGGTGGATTAGATTCTAGCTTGGTTGCAGCTCTATTAGTGAAACAGGCAAAAGAACATAATTTACCatacaaaattcaaagttttGCAATAGGTATGGGTGACAGTCCAGATATTATTGCTGCAAGACAG gTTGCAGATTACATTGGAAGTGAACATCATGAAATTATCTTTACAGAAAAAGATGTAAttgatgtattaaataaagttatttattcaCTAGAAACATATGATATTACGACCATTCGAGCTTCGATAGg aatGTATCTTATTTCGCGgtacataaaacaaaatacagAGACAACTGTGATCTTCAGTGGAGAGGGTGCTGATGAACTGGCACAgggttatatttatttcagagaTGCTCCTAATGCAGCAGATGCTCATAATGAATCTCTAAGATTATTGAaggacatatatttatatgacggTTTAAGAGCTGATCGCACGACAAGTGCATTCAGTTTGGAGCTGAGAGTACCATTTTTGGATCTTCAATTCACGTCATATTATTTGTCCTTGGATCCAAATACACGACAACCTCAAG ATGGAATCGAGAAGCATTTATTAAGATCTGCTTTTGATGGAACTAGTTTATTACCTTCACACATATTATGGAGGCATAAAGAAGCTTTCAGTGACGGAGTTGCGTCTATCAAGAAATCACTTTTTCAAGTGatacaagaaataatagaaaatcgtGTTCATGACGAAGATTTGAATGCAGCTTACACTAAATATCCTCATTGCACACCAAGAACAAAAGAAGCACTCTATTACAG AAATATCTTCGAGTCGCATTATAAAGGACAAGCGGAAAGTTTTACACCTTATTTTTGGATGCCACGTTGGGTAAAAAATGTTACGGACCCATCTGCTAGATTCATCAAACATTATGCTGCAAATGCCGACGAAAAAGATCGActgaaaacaatataa